One window of the Primulina eburnea isolate SZY01 chromosome 18, ASM2296580v1, whole genome shotgun sequence genome contains the following:
- the LOC140820301 gene encoding uncharacterized protein isoform X1, producing the protein MEIDNSPFASMEGNDSSMASNSHSIDSELKRDSGDIGWDTAVLVDPQNHKSVKCTLCGKVTTGGIYRHKIHISGILGKGVKACTKATGEQKEKCRLALEDNKSKKREKLLNESKLRNDVVMSLNICEDEDDEIAIIERGSKKRSTDMGPMDQFAKPINVDDASMSANKKMRQQNINDAIAKKRLLQVHQYLARWVYEAGIPFHAIDNDSFKKFVEALGQYGPGYIPPSQYQLREPLLKGEVEKTKETLKKQEEEWENNGCSIMIDGWSDRKRRSIINFCVNCKLGTAFISSKEASNEAHTAKYLFEYVTACIDRVGAKNVVQIVTDNASNNMAAANLLALERSSIFWTSCSAHTINLMLEGISKLQMFNGVIKKAKSFCIFIYAHHKTLALMRKFTKREIVRPGVTRFATSFLTLQSLLDKKQELRNMMTSNEWDNTKWSRSKKGKEAFDAIVPNDFWNSIDLCLRVFTPLVKVLRLADGEDKPSMGFVYGELLNAKDDIQKTLKKESDYGPILDIIDAKSKGRLDSPIHTTAYLLNPYYFFKNPSIKDDHLITNNMITTVEKFFPDVQMQNHVINVELQKYTQKEGAFGKKLALSGCLNNYQNYNPVSWWDFYGNEVPNLKVMAKKILGLTTSSSGCERNWSVFEGIHTKKRNRLDTTRMNNLVYVQFNARLMNKKKRKNKFETLQESDTSKAKSWMVENCDDEDEMEMEMEMNTLQPTSDINVNVQGDFDDISDGTEEEINEEEEFELESDNDLTNI; encoded by the exons ATGGAAATCGACAACTCTCCTTTT GCATCGATGGAAGGAAATGATTCTTCAATGGCATCAAATTCTCATTCTATAGACAGTGAATTGAAAAGGGACTCCGGGGATATTGGCTGGGATACCGCTGTGTTAGTAGATCCTCAAAATCACAAATCTGTCAAGTGTACCTTGTGTGGTAAAGTTACGACCGGCGGAATTTATAGGCACAAAATCCACATTTCGGGTATTCTAGGAAAAGGTGTAAAAGCATGTACGAAGGCAACTGGAGAGCAAAAAGAAAAGTGTCGTTTAGCACTTGAGGATAATAAGTCTAAGAAGCGGGAAAAATTATTGAATGAATCTAAGTTAAGGAATGATGTGGTTATGTCTTTGAATATATGTGAAGATGAAGATGATGAAATTGCCATCATTGAGAGAGGGAGTAAAAAAAGATCAACTGATATGGGACCTATGGATCAATTTGCAAAGCCAATTAATGTTGATGATGCTTCTATGAGTGCAAATAAGAAAATGAGACAACAAAATATTAATGATGCAATTGCTAAAAAAAGATTGCTCCAAGTTCATCAATATTTGGCAAGATGGGTGTATGAAGCCGGAATTCCTTTTCATGCAATTGACAATGATAGTTTCAAAAAATTTGTTGAGGCTTTAGGACAATATGGTCCTGGCTATATCCCTCCTTCACAATACCAACTTAGAGAACCACTTTTAAAAGGAGAGGTGgagaaaacaaaagaaacttTGAAGAAGCAGGAAGAAGAGTGGGAAAATAATGGTTGCTCTATTATGATTGATGGTTGGAGTGATAGGAAAAGAAGAAGTATCATTAATTTTTGTGTGAATTGTAAGTTGGGGACTGCTTTTATTTCATCAAAAGAAGCTTCAAATGAAGCTCACACAGCAAAATACTTATTTGAATATGTTACTGCATGTATTGATCGGGTTGGGGCCAAAAATGTGGTGCAAATTGTGACCGACAATGCCTCCAACAACATGGCTGCCGCGAATCTGTTGGCATTAGAAAGATCCAGCATATTTTGGACATCATGCTCAGCTCACACCATAAATCTTATGCTTGAAGGAATTTCTAAACTGCAAATGTTCAATGGAGTGATCAAGAAGGCAAAATCTTTTTGTATTTTCATTTATGCTCATCACAAGACCTTGGCATTGATGAGAAAGTTTACAAAAAGAGAGATAGTTAGGCCGGGTGTAACTAGATTTGCGACCTCTTTCTTAACATTGCAAAGTTTGCTTGATAAGAAACAAGAGTTGAGAAATATGATGACTAGCAATGAATGGGATAACACTAAATGGTCTAGGAGCAAAAAAGGAAAAGAGGCATTTGATGCTATTGTCCCCAATGATTTTTGGAACTCGATAGATTTGTGCTTGCGAGTATTCACTCCATTGGTAAAAGTTCTTAGACTTGCTGATGGAGAGGATAAACCTTCTATGGGTTTTGTGTATGGAGAGTTGTTGAATGCAAAGGATGATATTCAAAAAACGTTGAAGAAAGAAAGTGATTATGGGCCAATTTTAGACATTATTGATGCAAAAAGTAAGGGTCGTCTTGATAGTCCAATTCATACGACAGCTTATCTTCTGAATCCATATTATTTCTTCAAGAATCCAAGCATCAAAGATGATCatttgataacaaataatatgatCACTACTGTTGAAAAGTTCTTTCCTGATGTTCAAATGCAAAATCATGTGATAAATGTTGAGTTGCAAAAATACACACAAAAAGAAGGAGCATTTGGAAAAAAATTAGCATTAAGCGGATGCCTAAACAattatcaaaattacaatccag tTAGTTGGTGGGACTTCTATGGCAATGAGGTGCCAAATTTGAAAGTGATGGCAAAAAAGATCCTTGGTTTAACTACTAGTTCATCGGGTTGTGAAAGGAATTGGAGTGTCTTTGAAGGG ATACACACTAAAAAAAGAAATAGGCTGGATACTACAAGGATGAATAATCTGGTGTATGTCCAATTCAATGCAAGATTGATGAAcaagaaaaagagaaaaaataaatttgagaCTTTACAAGAAAGTGATACTAGCAAAGCTAAGTCTTGgatggttgaaaattgtgatgatGAAGATGAGATGGAGATGGAGATGGAGATGAACACTTTACAACCTACAAGTGATATCAATGTCAATGTTCAAGGGGACTTCGATGATATATCGGATGGTACCGAAGAAGAAATAAACGAAGAAGAAGAATTCGAATTAGAATCTGACAATGATTTGACCAATATTTAG
- the LOC140820301 gene encoding uncharacterized protein isoform X2 translates to MEGNDSSMASNSHSIDSELKRDSGDIGWDTAVLVDPQNHKSVKCTLCGKVTTGGIYRHKIHISGILGKGVKACTKATGEQKEKCRLALEDNKSKKREKLLNESKLRNDVVMSLNICEDEDDEIAIIERGSKKRSTDMGPMDQFAKPINVDDASMSANKKMRQQNINDAIAKKRLLQVHQYLARWVYEAGIPFHAIDNDSFKKFVEALGQYGPGYIPPSQYQLREPLLKGEVEKTKETLKKQEEEWENNGCSIMIDGWSDRKRRSIINFCVNCKLGTAFISSKEASNEAHTAKYLFEYVTACIDRVGAKNVVQIVTDNASNNMAAANLLALERSSIFWTSCSAHTINLMLEGISKLQMFNGVIKKAKSFCIFIYAHHKTLALMRKFTKREIVRPGVTRFATSFLTLQSLLDKKQELRNMMTSNEWDNTKWSRSKKGKEAFDAIVPNDFWNSIDLCLRVFTPLVKVLRLADGEDKPSMGFVYGELLNAKDDIQKTLKKESDYGPILDIIDAKSKGRLDSPIHTTAYLLNPYYFFKNPSIKDDHLITNNMITTVEKFFPDVQMQNHVINVELQKYTQKEGAFGKKLALSGCLNNYQNYNPVSWWDFYGNEVPNLKVMAKKILGLTTSSSGCERNWSVFEGIHTKKRNRLDTTRMNNLVYVQFNARLMNKKKRKNKFETLQESDTSKAKSWMVENCDDEDEMEMEMEMNTLQPTSDINVNVQGDFDDISDGTEEEINEEEEFELESDNDLTNI, encoded by the exons ATGGAAGGAAATGATTCTTCAATGGCATCAAATTCTCATTCTATAGACAGTGAATTGAAAAGGGACTCCGGGGATATTGGCTGGGATACCGCTGTGTTAGTAGATCCTCAAAATCACAAATCTGTCAAGTGTACCTTGTGTGGTAAAGTTACGACCGGCGGAATTTATAGGCACAAAATCCACATTTCGGGTATTCTAGGAAAAGGTGTAAAAGCATGTACGAAGGCAACTGGAGAGCAAAAAGAAAAGTGTCGTTTAGCACTTGAGGATAATAAGTCTAAGAAGCGGGAAAAATTATTGAATGAATCTAAGTTAAGGAATGATGTGGTTATGTCTTTGAATATATGTGAAGATGAAGATGATGAAATTGCCATCATTGAGAGAGGGAGTAAAAAAAGATCAACTGATATGGGACCTATGGATCAATTTGCAAAGCCAATTAATGTTGATGATGCTTCTATGAGTGCAAATAAGAAAATGAGACAACAAAATATTAATGATGCAATTGCTAAAAAAAGATTGCTCCAAGTTCATCAATATTTGGCAAGATGGGTGTATGAAGCCGGAATTCCTTTTCATGCAATTGACAATGATAGTTTCAAAAAATTTGTTGAGGCTTTAGGACAATATGGTCCTGGCTATATCCCTCCTTCACAATACCAACTTAGAGAACCACTTTTAAAAGGAGAGGTGgagaaaacaaaagaaacttTGAAGAAGCAGGAAGAAGAGTGGGAAAATAATGGTTGCTCTATTATGATTGATGGTTGGAGTGATAGGAAAAGAAGAAGTATCATTAATTTTTGTGTGAATTGTAAGTTGGGGACTGCTTTTATTTCATCAAAAGAAGCTTCAAATGAAGCTCACACAGCAAAATACTTATTTGAATATGTTACTGCATGTATTGATCGGGTTGGGGCCAAAAATGTGGTGCAAATTGTGACCGACAATGCCTCCAACAACATGGCTGCCGCGAATCTGTTGGCATTAGAAAGATCCAGCATATTTTGGACATCATGCTCAGCTCACACCATAAATCTTATGCTTGAAGGAATTTCTAAACTGCAAATGTTCAATGGAGTGATCAAGAAGGCAAAATCTTTTTGTATTTTCATTTATGCTCATCACAAGACCTTGGCATTGATGAGAAAGTTTACAAAAAGAGAGATAGTTAGGCCGGGTGTAACTAGATTTGCGACCTCTTTCTTAACATTGCAAAGTTTGCTTGATAAGAAACAAGAGTTGAGAAATATGATGACTAGCAATGAATGGGATAACACTAAATGGTCTAGGAGCAAAAAAGGAAAAGAGGCATTTGATGCTATTGTCCCCAATGATTTTTGGAACTCGATAGATTTGTGCTTGCGAGTATTCACTCCATTGGTAAAAGTTCTTAGACTTGCTGATGGAGAGGATAAACCTTCTATGGGTTTTGTGTATGGAGAGTTGTTGAATGCAAAGGATGATATTCAAAAAACGTTGAAGAAAGAAAGTGATTATGGGCCAATTTTAGACATTATTGATGCAAAAAGTAAGGGTCGTCTTGATAGTCCAATTCATACGACAGCTTATCTTCTGAATCCATATTATTTCTTCAAGAATCCAAGCATCAAAGATGATCatttgataacaaataatatgatCACTACTGTTGAAAAGTTCTTTCCTGATGTTCAAATGCAAAATCATGTGATAAATGTTGAGTTGCAAAAATACACACAAAAAGAAGGAGCATTTGGAAAAAAATTAGCATTAAGCGGATGCCTAAACAattatcaaaattacaatccag tTAGTTGGTGGGACTTCTATGGCAATGAGGTGCCAAATTTGAAAGTGATGGCAAAAAAGATCCTTGGTTTAACTACTAGTTCATCGGGTTGTGAAAGGAATTGGAGTGTCTTTGAAGGG ATACACACTAAAAAAAGAAATAGGCTGGATACTACAAGGATGAATAATCTGGTGTATGTCCAATTCAATGCAAGATTGATGAAcaagaaaaagagaaaaaataaatttgagaCTTTACAAGAAAGTGATACTAGCAAAGCTAAGTCTTGgatggttgaaaattgtgatgatGAAGATGAGATGGAGATGGAGATGGAGATGAACACTTTACAACCTACAAGTGATATCAATGTCAATGTTCAAGGGGACTTCGATGATATATCGGATGGTACCGAAGAAGAAATAAACGAAGAAGAAGAATTCGAATTAGAATCTGACAATGATTTGACCAATATTTAG